In a single window of the Pelagibacterium sp. 26DY04 genome:
- a CDS encoding aldehyde dehydrogenase (NADP(+)): MAFTPHGKHLIAGEWVEGAGTFASEPATGPSHDFAVGTPELVDRAAKAAEEAFWSYGYSSREDRAAFLNAIADEIEARGAEITEIGSQETGLPPARLESERGRTTGQLRLFASHILKGDYLDRRHDEALPDRKPLPRPDLKMVQRPIGPVAVFGASNFPLAFSTAGGDTAAALAAGCPVVVKGHSAHPGTGEIVAEAIHAARQKLNLHPGVFSLIQGGNREVGGSLVQHPLIKAVGFTGSLGGGRALYDLCAARPEPIPFFGELGSVNPMFVLPGATKARGAEIGTGWAGSLSMGAGQFCTNPGIAVVVDGPDADTFVETAKGALSEVGPQTMLTDGIATAYRSGRDRIAGSAGVRELLTSTCDLRNATPYLFETDGETWLGNHELGEEVFGPLGLVVRVKDADEMLKVARSLQGQLTCTLHMEGGDTELGQKLMPVLERKAGRILANGFPTGVEVADAMVHGGPYPASTNFGATSVGTLSIRRFLRPVSYQNIPADLLPADLQG, from the coding sequence ATGGCGTTCACACCGCACGGGAAGCACTTGATCGCGGGCGAATGGGTCGAAGGGGCAGGGACCTTCGCGTCCGAGCCGGCGACCGGGCCGTCCCACGATTTCGCCGTGGGCACGCCCGAACTCGTGGACCGCGCCGCCAAGGCGGCCGAAGAAGCGTTCTGGTCCTATGGCTATTCGTCCCGCGAGGATCGCGCGGCATTCCTCAATGCCATCGCTGACGAGATCGAAGCGCGCGGCGCCGAGATCACAGAAATCGGCAGCCAGGAAACCGGCCTGCCACCCGCCCGGCTCGAATCCGAACGTGGCCGCACCACCGGTCAGCTTCGCCTCTTTGCCTCCCACATCCTCAAGGGCGACTATCTCGATCGCCGTCATGATGAAGCGCTGCCCGACCGCAAGCCGCTGCCGCGCCCGGATCTGAAGATGGTCCAGCGCCCCATCGGCCCGGTTGCCGTATTCGGCGCATCCAACTTCCCGCTGGCCTTCTCCACCGCCGGTGGCGACACCGCCGCCGCGCTGGCCGCCGGCTGCCCCGTCGTGGTCAAGGGCCACTCGGCCCATCCCGGCACCGGCGAGATCGTCGCCGAGGCCATCCACGCCGCGCGGCAGAAGCTCAATTTGCATCCCGGCGTCTTCTCGCTGATCCAGGGCGGCAACCGCGAAGTCGGCGGCAGCCTCGTCCAGCACCCGCTGATCAAGGCCGTGGGCTTCACCGGGTCGCTCGGCGGGGGCAGGGCGCTCTATGACCTCTGCGCCGCCCGCCCCGAACCCATCCCGTTCTTCGGCGAGCTCGGCTCGGTCAATCCCATGTTCGTGCTCCCCGGCGCTACCAAGGCGCGCGGCGCCGAAATCGGTACGGGCTGGGCGGGTTCGCTCTCCATGGGCGCCGGCCAGTTCTGCACCAATCCCGGTATCGCCGTGGTGGTCGACGGCCCCGACGCCGACACCTTCGTCGAAACCGCCAAGGGCGCGCTCTCGGAAGTCGGTCCCCAGACCATGCTCACCGACGGCATCGCCACGGCCTATCGCTCGGGTCGTGATCGCATCGCCGGCTCGGCCGGCGTGCGTGAGCTTTTGACCTCGACCTGCGACCTGCGCAACGCCACGCCCTATCTCTTCGAGACGGACGGCGAGACCTGGCTCGGAAACCATGAACTGGGCGAGGAAGTCTTCGGTCCCCTGGGCCTCGTGGTGCGTGTCAAGGACGCCGATGAGATGCTCAAGGTCGCCAGGAGCCTCCAGGGTCAGCTCACCTGTACCCTGCATATGGAAGGCGGCGACACCGAACTGGGCCAGAAGCTGATGCCGGTGCTCGAGCGCAAGGCAGGCCGCATCCTCGCCAATGGCTTCCCCACCGGCGTTGAAGTTGCAGATGCCATGGTGCATGGCGGCCCGTATCCCGCTTCGACAAACTTCGGCGCCACCTCGGTCGGCACCCTCTCAATCCGCCGCTTCCTGCGGCCCGTCTCCTACCAGAACATCCCGGCCGATCTGCTGCCGGCCGACCTTCAGGGGTGA